The Bryobacteraceae bacterium genomic sequence CTCAACTGGATCTTTCCGTTCCTGGCCCTGATGCCCAAACGGGTGAAACGGACGCCTCACCTGCTGGCCCGCGTGGCCGCAGTGGTGGTCATAGGCCGTTGGTTGGATCTTTATCTGATGATCAAACCTGCGACGGGAGTCGCCAATCCCGGCCTGACTCCCTGGGACATTGGCGCCATCCTCGCCTCCACGACAATCTTCCTGTACCTCTTTCAGCGCGCTTACCGTCAGGCCGGGCCAGTTCCACTAGCCGACCCCCGGTTGGAGGAGAGCCTCAGCTATCACAATTAGCGCGAATGTCTCAGTAGTTGTCGCAGGGCACATGTCCCAATGGAATCCTGAGGGCGGTCTCACCGTCTCGTGATGTCTGCCCCCGTAAGCTCTTTTGTTTTTAACAAAACAGTTCGAAACGTATCCATCACGGGGAGCCAAATAGTCTGTGTCTGGCGTGACTCTACGCGAGTTCCATGATTTGCCGGAGGCCATCCTCCAGCGTCGCCATCTCTTCCTCGCTAACCGCGCCAAGTCGACTGCGCCGGCGTTCCTTTGCCACCGCTCGTATCTGGTCACTCACTGCCACGGCAGGTCGCCCGCCGCATGAGATCGGGATCAGAATCGGCGGGCTGGCCTTCGGCGATCTCGACAACGGGACAACGACCACCGTCCTTCGCCTTTCATTGAGCACTTTCACTGAAATCACAACGAAGGGACGAGTCTTGCAAATCTCCGAACCCAGCGTTGGATCCAACGCGACCCACCAGATGTCCCCACGCTCCGGGATCAGCTCCATGATTCCCCAATCCCGTCGCCCAAGCCATCGAGTTCTTTCTCGATTTCAGTCACCTCCGGGTCCTGATTCGCAAGCTCGCAGGCGCGGATCAAGGCGGCTTCGTCCCCCTCCAGCCGGGCGGCCAGCGCCTCACTGACGAAGCGCGAACGGTCACGGGACGGGACCCGGCGAAGAAACCGCGCGGCCAACTGCTCGGGTACGCTGAAGGTCATTTCCCTGCTCGCCATACTCCCATAACACCAGAATGCCGTAACGGCCTAGCCGCCCAGATGCCCCAAAAACCGCAAAGGCCGCTCCGGCGCGACCCAAACGAGCAGAAACTCGCCGAGCATCCCAAGCCGGAGCGAGTCCATCGCGATCACCGCACATGCGGTTCCAGATGCCCCGACTCCGCCGTGCCGTACACCAACTCATACACCTCCCGATTCGTTCGCGCCGTGTACTCGGCAAGGATCGGATACGGACTATCATCCGCCCGCAGCAAACCCCGCCGGAAGTACCGCGGATTCCACGGCAGATAGTCGCGAACCGTACACCGATGTAGCCCCACGCACGCCTTACTCGCCGCCGCATCCAGGTAGTACGCGAGCGTATGTTCCCCGGCGCTCCGTTCATACTCCGTCGTATCCGCCTGATCCTTCGCCGGCCGCGAAGTCATCGTATTTACATCGGCCAGCAGCACCGGCTTGCCCGTCAGCCCATGGACCCGGTCGATATACTCCCGCAGCGGCGTCCGCGTGCCCATCGGCTGAAACGCAATCACGTCCACATACCGGCCCGCCGTAACGACAATCGAGTCCGGCGTACGTTCCGGCAGCGCCATCAGCCGGTCGCCCAGGACAAGGTGGTTCGGATCGGACTTCCGCAATTCCCCGGTCACCAGCTTGTAGTACGCGTTCGCAACCCGATTGATCAGTTCTTCCTCGCTCCCGGGCGGAAAGCCGAGCACCGCGCGCTTGCCTGCAGCGCCATCCGGCAATCCGCGCAGGAAGTCGAGATAGCTGCCGTTGCCCGCGGCATCCCGGAACGACGGATCCCATATCGGAAGGTCGATCAGGACGTAACCCAGACACATCCGGTTCCGTCTGTGGACCGCCGCCACTTCGCGAATCTTGCGCCGTAATCGCTCGGCCACCGCCGGGTCGAAGATATCGCTGTTCGGCGCGTTCGCCCGCGCCGCGAACGACCGCGGCCCCTCCGTCCAAAGCTCGGCGACATAGGGCATCTTCGCCTCCATCGCGGCCAGCGCCCCATAGCCCGCCGAGTTGTAGCCCCACTGCCGGAACTTCTCCAGAAAGTATTCCGCCAGGCGTTTCTCGTTCCCCCCGTATCTCGTCTCGAAGAGGTTCCGCTCGTCGCGCCGCACGCACTCACCGGCATGCGTCACACCCAACGAAAAGAATGCGCCGCCATCGGGTGTCACGAAGAACCACCGCCCGCCGATCCGCTCAACGTGAAACCAGCCCGTGCGCCTCCCGGCCAAGGCGCGCACGCCGCCGTACCGGTCGTACGCTCGCGTTCTCAACATCCACGCCGGCAGGGCCAGCACCCGCCTCCGCGTCATGACTTCCAGCACGCAGGCGATCCTACGACCTCCGGCGCCGCACTGTCAAGACGCACGACCCCCGTGCGCGGGATTACCATGGGACTCGGAACTCCACACCGTCGAGGAGGTCACTCCGTGAACGCAACCCTGTCGATATCCACGGCCGCGCTGGCCCTGATTTTCCACGGCGCCGCCTCCGCCGCAAGCGGCGTTTCCTACTACCCGGAACGGCTCGACGATCCCAAAGCCGTCTATCTCGCCAAACCCGGTTTTCCCGCGCACGCCGATGGCCTCGCCGACGACTCCGCCGCGCTCCAGGCAGCCATCGATCAGGTGCAGCAAACAACCGGCGAAGGCATCGTCTTCGTTCCCCAAGGCCGCTACCGGATCACGCGAACCATCTATGTCTGGCAGGGGATCCGCGTCATCGGATACGGCGCCAAACGCCCCGTCATCCTCCTGCCGGACCGCACTCCCGGCTACCAGCAAGGCATCGGCGCCATGATCTTCTTCTCCGGCTTCCGCCCCGGCCCCGTCCGCCGCTTCCGCATTCCCGCTCCCCCGCCCGGCCCCGTGCCGCCCAATCCCGCCATCGGCGACGCCAACCCCGGCACGTTCTACTCCGCGATGAGCAACATCGATATCGAAATCGGCGACGGTAACCCGTCCGCCGTCGCCGTCCGCTTTCACGTCGCCCAACACGGCTACCTCTCCCATATGGATTTCCACCTCGGCTCCGGCCTCGCCGGAATCCACGACGTCGGCAACGCCGGCGAGGACCTGCACTTCCACGGCGGCCGCTACGGCATCCTCACCCGCAAGCCTTCGCCCGCCTGGCAGTACACTCTCATCGATTCCACCTTCGACGGCCAGCGCGAAGCCGCCATCCGCGAAAATGAAGCCCAGCTCACTGTCATTCGCACCGCTTTCCGGAACGTCCCCACCGCCATCGCCATTGACCGCCACTACGCCGATTGGCTCTGGGTCAAGGACGCGCGCTTTGAGAACATCAGCGGCCCTGCCGTCGTCGTCAGCAACGAGAACAGCCGCTTTACCCAAATCAATCTCGAAGATGTCGATTGCACCGAAACACCCGTCTTCGTGCGCTTCCGCGAAAGCGGCCGCCAACTGGCCGGCCCCGCCAGGATCTACCGCGTCAAGTCCATGTCACACGGGCTCACCATCCCCGGCATGGGCGGCATCGGATCCACGAAAACCTCCTTCGACGCCGCGCCCATGCCCGCCATGCCTCCGCCCGGCCCGCCCGCCATCGCCAACCTCCCACCCATGTCCCGCTGGATGAATCTGCGCTCGCTCGGCGCCAAGGGCGACGGCAAGTCCGACGACACCGCGATCATCCGGAAAGCCATCGCGGACCACGACGTCATCTATCTCCCGAGCGGCCGATACGTGATCACCGACACCATCTCCCTCCGTCCCGAAACAGTCCTCATCGGTCTCCACCCCGACGAAACGCAACTGGACCTGCTCGACTCCACGCCCGGCTTCGAAGGCCCCGGCGCGCCGCGGCCGCTTCTGCTCGCCCCCAA encodes the following:
- a CDS encoding type II toxin-antitoxin system PemK/MazF family toxin, with amino-acid sequence MELIPERGDIWWVALDPTLGSEICKTRPFVVISVKVLNERRRTVVVVPLSRSPKASPPILIPISCGGRPAVAVSDQIRAVAKERRRSRLGAVSEEEMATLEDGLRQIMELA